The proteins below are encoded in one region of Thermotoga sp. Mc24:
- a CDS encoding FlhB-like flagellar biosynthesis protein: MRTDEIKKAVALRYDPVRTSAPEVVAKGVGEVAERIIEMAKKYGIPIEERPDIIDDLLRLDLFSEIPEEMYLVIAEIYAFLKRYDK; encoded by the coding sequence ATGCGTACGGATGAGATAAAGAAAGCGGTGGCTTTGAGATACGATCCCGTCAGAACGAGTGCGCCTGAGGTAGTGGCAAAGGGTGTGGGTGAAGTTGCAGAAAGGATAATCGAAATGGCCAAAAAGTATGGCATACCAATAGAAGAAAGACCGGATATCATAGACGATCTTTTGAGACTGGATCTTTTCTCAGAGATTCCCGAAGAGATGTATCTTGTGATTGCTGAGATATACGCCTTTCTGAAAAGATACGACAAATGA